The Paramisgurnus dabryanus chromosome 3, PD_genome_1.1, whole genome shotgun sequence genome includes a window with the following:
- the LOC135733848 gene encoding uncharacterized protein isoform X2: protein MDNHEDDDMDGLEEVEYLEDDDDVETTEASPPYPGYPVDYGGTEVRFQQEIHPEIQIQPEIQAPPYATVNVAYTASSEPGLKAGVNNPYFQPGPNPGMYPQAGGPNPGMYPQAGGPSPIMYPPGMGQNPGMYPQASTVTTSGRLPCLRDLPGQTMCPHCKHQVITITDYYSGLMAWLACGCLALIGCWPCCIVPFWMDSCKDVEHRCPNCNKVLSYYKRL from the exons ATGGATAACCACGAAGACGATGACATGGATGGCTTGGAAGAGGTGGAATATTtggaagatgatgatgatgtagaAACTACAGAGGCTTCACCACCATACCCTGGTTATCCAGTAGATTATGGAGGTACAGAAGTGAGATTTCAACAAGAAATCCATCCAGAAATTCAAATTCAACCAGAAATCCAGGCACCTCCATATGCGACTGTAAATGTGGCATACACAGCATCTTCAGAGCCTGGACTCAAAGCAGGAGTTAACAATCCATACTTTCAACCAG GTCCAAACCCTGGAATGTATCCTCAGGCTGGCG GTCCAAACCCTGGGATGTATCCTCAGGCTGGGG GTCCTAGTCCTATTATGTACCCTCCAGGCATGG GTCAAAACCCAGGGATGTACCCTCAAGCTTCAA CTGTAACAACCTCAGGGAGGCTGCCTTGTCTGCGTGATCTACCCGGTCAGACCATGTGCCCTCATTGTAAGCATCAAGTGATCACCATCACAGATTACTACTCTGGACTCATGGCTTGGCTGGCATGCGGTTGTCTTGCACTCATCGG ATGTTGGCCCTGCTGTATAGTGCCATTCTGGATGGATTCTTGTAAAGATGTGGAGCATCGCTGCCCTAACTGCAACAAGGTCCTCTCTTACTACAAGCGCCTGTGA
- the LOC135733848 gene encoding uncharacterized protein isoform X1 yields the protein MDNHEDDDMDGLEEVEYLEDDDDVETTEASPPYPGYPVDYGGTEVRFQQEIHPEIQIQPEIQAPPYATVNVAYTASSEPGLKAGVNNPYFQPGPNPGMYPQVGGPNPGMYPQAGGPNPGMYPQAGGPSPIMYPPGMGQNPGMYPQASTVTTSGRLPCLRDLPGQTMCPHCKHQVITITDYYSGLMAWLACGCLALIGCWPCCIVPFWMDSCKDVEHRCPNCNKVLSYYKRL from the exons ATGGATAACCACGAAGACGATGACATGGATGGCTTGGAAGAGGTGGAATATTtggaagatgatgatgatgtagaAACTACAGAGGCTTCACCACCATACCCTGGTTATCCAGTAGATTATGGAGGTACAGAAGTGAGATTTCAACAAGAAATCCATCCAGAAATTCAAATTCAACCAGAAATCCAGGCACCTCCATATGCGACTGTAAATGTGGCATACACAGCATCTTCAGAGCCTGGACTCAAAGCAGGAGTTAACAATCCATACTTTCAACCAG GTCCAAACCCTGGGATGTATCCTCAGGTTGGTG GTCCAAACCCTGGAATGTATCCTCAGGCTGGCG GTCCAAACCCTGGGATGTATCCTCAGGCTGGGG GTCCTAGTCCTATTATGTACCCTCCAGGCATGG GTCAAAACCCAGGGATGTACCCTCAAGCTTCAA CTGTAACAACCTCAGGGAGGCTGCCTTGTCTGCGTGATCTACCCGGTCAGACCATGTGCCCTCATTGTAAGCATCAAGTGATCACCATCACAGATTACTACTCTGGACTCATGGCTTGGCTGGCATGCGGTTGTCTTGCACTCATCGG ATGTTGGCCCTGCTGTATAGTGCCATTCTGGATGGATTCTTGTAAAGATGTGGAGCATCGCTGCCCTAACTGCAACAAGGTCCTCTCTTACTACAAGCGCCTGTGA